The following coding sequences are from one Apus apus isolate bApuApu2 chromosome 10, bApuApu2.pri.cur, whole genome shotgun sequence window:
- the TP53BP1 gene encoding TP53-binding protein 1 isoform X3, producing the protein MERGGSALEPGFSPQDTPRLIVEDSQPEGAGAAEDAEQACLGVLARRLPARCSPSPVLEFVCGPAGGRAPAGGGAARGSPAGERRARAARAVLAAPMESPARPAEEGPPPGGESSALGEAGTGGEGDAEDSAALPCVEDTGMSQLPFGALELSQSQDFESDFVPNEGDATRQFHPGAAGPSSRLVKNYTKDELRGDSTEPVSSTEAHAALESQAQKSERALQEAEECTRKQMPACDPTKTGQSLDSDNEELDILSTQEEMFPENNAAGSSCPTAREEERSSLACTPARSLQLLQLSGQGPLAQESHATVSSGLVVPPPVAFGSNALVPSSPTEQAKDEQVDVSMTAEGGELIQKQRGGTPVEMAIPCIPPGPLVLPQASTPVSQHAPDFFPGSVPIPSQPEFSHDIFIPTPSPAKKHEGEGKAAALTHSYLPGDLSGPTDAVLKMSAGDSVSQPSESCQLLLSASGCSQPTDTELSSGSPSTAYQRDTNQPEVVSEGKATGLSLCSVENSDVKLRMDTGDQASSENCKEAKKEDLQTAGKPVMQLGSADVSGDGLTAPAAHQDMQCVSGSQAPADQSGLPEILSSTQGREAPSEGNPLAETAEHEAVPETQCEEQEEKLQIKEKEINEDGSPVNTTLSQKFILEREEQCHEDMEVEFADGSCKNSKNLSDQVEELEKIEPESWGKETSKGCTFGTGEAKSMDKLSFKAASESMPKHNKVLYEPSAGELLGQNNNSFPKFKSDVPSKVVLCAKEQPGCSESAQITMTGHQPPPPDTGVDMLVTQQEKQVPKNTEDTVTGTNQEQEEEMQPQEKGTAKSPSPFSGTPFHFSLPKEGDAIQALTSITPPLSGQLKMGPRRHSTPIVDDSCPDNTIATSDVTAEGTMGTNNVTVESAMASADVSEVCEKGDSPEVPEAEAKLSPRMNLVPPVKDGSEESLPFSLEKPTASDRKDGSAAAASSQKASSVFSRVCEVRREDEARGHGLSTSPFRGNLFSSPDTQEDAELHKDASGWHYEQHKADNSGDQVLVPEKMQQDCHQQPSGAGDGESVEAGIVDTQREEGRRVQKKPSKTVQIDGSQERWENTRNKGIQTTADLLFTPTTVTTATQTSEEICRQVEVGTSMCGQRPGRQDAHVQTEESGEKLVNASGEDMDSLHSQGEEEFNLPPAKGRVRHRHTRTIREVRTVVTRVITDVFYINGAEVERNVVEETEEPVVECQECETDTSSSRTAVGSSLTSGDLGDVSSFSSKASSLHRTSSGASSGHSATHSSSSGRGAGAAKGKVCGTETGEFALPVGRGVLGKLSPRKGAGQPASPLRVNQAGALPCEEEEDALPGTRLGGRAPGTPRGRGRRGRPPSRTTGTRDVAGLPGVEDLSTTASPEEKSFTRSVRLADGGEKSDTSGFCALRRSDSPEIPLQVVAGSLDCTDSSSGNSFVGLRVVAKWSSNGYFYSGMITQDVGAGKYKLLFDDGYECDVLGKDILLCDPIPLETEVTALSEDEYFSAGVVKGHRKESGELYYCIEKEGQRKWYKRMAVILSLEQGNKLREQFGLGPYEPVTPLTKAADISLDNLVEGKRKRRSNLGSPSTSSSSTTPTRKGQESPRVPPGTLSGKRKLVASEDERSPAKRGRKSSTMKPGSVRAGEFVSTCEGVEAVDPPVLEDHHGPLPHNKTLFLGYAFLLTMATPNDKVLNHQKASDGPAGSSEEEEEFLPMTPYDKHFIARQLRAGAGYILEDFNETQCNAAYQCLLIADQHCRTRKYLLCLARGIPCVSHLWVHDSCHANQLQNYRNYLLPAGYSLQEQKLLEWSSTSFSFLGFSDLQCQDTFGCHMHSTVSWEVRKMSVSS; encoded by the exons ATGGAGCGCGGCGGCAGCGCGCTGGAGCCCGGCTTCTCGCCGCAGGATACGCCCCGCCTGATCGTGGAGGACTCGCAGCCCGAGGGCGCGGGCGCGGCGGAGGACGCGGAGCAGGCCTGTCTCGGCGTGCTCGCCCGCCGGCTGCCGGCCCGCTGCAGCCCGAGCCCCGTGCTG GAGTTCGTCTGCGGCCCCGCCGGCGGCCGGGCCCCCGCGGGtggcggggcggcccgggggaGCCCCGCAGGTGAGAGGCGTGCCCGGGCGGCCCGCGCTGTGCTGGCAGCGCCGATGGAgagccctgcccgccctgctgAGGAGGGGCCGCCGCCCGGCGGGGAGAGCAG CGCCCTTGGGGAGGCAGGGACGGGAGGTGAAGGTGATGCTGAGGACTCTGCTGCTTTGCCGTGTGTAGAAG ATACAGGCATGTCACAGCTGCCTTTTGGAGCTCTAGAGCTCTCACAGAGCCAGGACTTTGAGAGTGACTTTGTGCCCAATGAAGGAGATGCCACACGTCAATTTcaccctggagctgctggccctTCTTCCAGACTTGTGAAGAATTATACTAAAGATG AGCTGCGAGGGGACAGCACAGAACCTGTCTCCAGCACAGAGGCACATGCTGCTTTGGAAAGCCAGGCACAGAAGTCTGAAAG agctctgcaggaagcagaagagTGCACCAGGAAACAAATGCCAGCTTGTGACCCCACTAAAACTGGGCAATCCCTGGATTCTGATAACGAGGAGTTGGATATCTTGTCAACTCAGGAAGAGATGTTTCCTGAGAATAATGCAGCAG ggagcagctgccccacagccagggaggaagagagaagttCCCTGGCGTGCACCCCGGCACgcagcctgcagctcctgcagctctctgGACAGGGGCCCCTTGCACAGGAGAGTCATGCCAC TGTCTCTTCAGGCCTAGTTGTTCCTCCTCCCGTTGCCTTTGGATCCAATGCTCTTGTCCCCAGCAGTCCTACTGAACAAGCAAAAG ATGAACAGGTGGATGTATCTATGACTGCAGAAGGTGGAGAGCTGATccagaagcagagaggaggtACCCCAGTGGAGATGGCCATTCCATGTATCCCACCAGGACCACTTGTCCTGCCACAGGCTTCAACTCCAGTGTCCCAGCATGCTCCAGACTTCTTTCCTGGATCTGTACCTATACCATCACAACCGGAGTTCTCTCAT GATATCTTTATTCCAACTCCAAGCCCAGCAAAGAAGcatgaaggagaaggaaaagctgctgctttaacCCATTCATACTTACCAGGAGATCTCTCTGGACCCACAGATGCTGTGCTGAAGATGTCTGCAGGTGACTCTGTGTCACAGCCTTCTGAGTCTTGCCAGCTGTTGCTCTCTGCCAGCGGCTGCAGCCAGCCCACAGacacagagctcagctcaggctctcccagcacagcctaCCAGAGAGACACCAACCAGCCAGAGGTGGTTTCTGAGGGCAAGGCCACTGGCTTGAGCCTCTGTTCTGTGGAGAACAGCGACGTGAAACTGAGGATGGATACAGGTGATCAAGCCTCCTCTGAAAActgcaaagaagcaaaaaaggaGGATTTACAGACTGCAGGAAAGCCTGTTATGCAGTTAGGTAGTGCAGACGTATCAGGAGATGGGTTAACAGCCCCTGCAGCTCATCAGGACATGCAGTGTGTTTCTGGAAGTCAGGCTCCTGCAGATCAGTCTGGTCTGCCTGAGATTTTGTCAAGCACTCAGGGTAGAGAAGCACCATCTGAGGGTAATCCATTAGCAGAAACAGCTGAACATGAGGCCGTTCCTGAGACTCAGTGtgaagaacaagaagaaaaactgcaaataaaagagaaggaaataaatgaagatGGGTCCCCTGTTAATACAACACTTTCTCAGAAATTTATTCTTGAAAGGGAAGAACAGTGTCATGAAGATATGGAAGTGGAATTTGCTGATGGTTCTtgtaaaaatagcaaaaatttGTCTGATCAGGTTGAAGAATTAGAAAAGATTGAAccagaaagctggggaaaagaaaCTTCAAAAGGTTGTACTTTTGGCACCGGCGAGGCAAAAAGCATGGATAAACTGTCCTTTAAGGCTGCTTCAGAAAGCATGCCAAAGCACAATAAAGTTTTGTATGAGCCTTCTGCAGGGGAGTTACTGGGACAGAACAACAATTCCTTTCCTAAGTTTAAAAGTGACGTTCCATCAAAAGTAGTGTTGTGTGCCAAAGAACAGCCTGGCTGTTCAGAATCAGCACAGATAACAATGACAGGTCATCAGCCACCACCTCCAGACACAGGGGTTGACATGCTGGTGACTCAGCAGGAGAAACAGGTGCCAAAGAACACAGAGGATACTGTCACAGGAACGAATCAGGAGCAAGAAGAGGAGATGCAGCCACAGGAGAAGGGAACTGCTAAATCCCCCAGTCCTTTCAGTG GAACCCCGTTTCACTTCAGTTTGCCCAAGGAGGGTGATGCCATTCAGGCCTTGACCAGCATAACACCACCTCTCAGTGGCCAGCTGAAAATGGGGCCCAGGAGGCACAGCACACCCATTG tggaTGATAGTTGCCCAGACAACACTATAGCAACTAGTGATGTCACAGCAGAGGGCACGATGGGGACCAACAATGTCACCGTGGAAAGTGCAATGGCATCAGCAGATGTGTCAGAAGTGTGTGAGAAGGGAGATTCTCCTGAGGTTCCTGAGGCTGAGGCAAAACTCTCCCCACGAATGAACCTTGTTCCCCCGGTGAAAGATGGGAGTGAGGAGTCGCTGCCCTTCAGCTTGGAAA AGCCTACAGCCAGTGACAGGAAAGatggatctgctgctgctgccag CTCCCAGAAAGCATCATCTGTGTTTAGTCGTGTCTGTGAAGTTCGTCGAGAGGATGAGGCCAGAGGTCATGGTCTTTCCACTTCTCCGTTTAG GGGGAATCTGTTCAGCTCTCCTGACACACAAGAAGATGCTGAATTACATAAAGATGCCAGTGGTTGGCATTATGAGCAACACAAGGCAGACAACAGTGGTGACCAGGTCTTGGTTCCAGAGAAGATGCAGCAGGACTGCCATCAGCAACCTTCTGGTGCAGGGGATGGGGAGTCTGTGGAGGCTGGTATTGTAGACACTcagagagaagaagggagaagggTGCAGAAGAAACCAAGTAAGACTGTGCAAATTGATGGAAGCCAAGAGAGGTGGGAAAACACCAGGAATAAAGGGATTCAAACTACAGCAGACTTGCTTTTTACCCCAACAACTGTTACAACAGCAACACAAACGTCAGAAGAAATTTGCAGGCAGGTGGAGGTGGGAACCAGCATGTGTGGGCAAAGACCTGGGCGACAAGATGCACATGTCCAGACTGAGGAGAGTGGGGAGAAGCTTGTGAATGCCTCTGGAGAGGACATGGACTCTCTGCACAGTCAG ggagaggaggagttTAACCTCCCCCCCGCCAAGGGCCGGGTCCGGCACCGCCACACGCGGACCATCCGGGAGGTGCGCACCGTCGTCACCCGTGTGATCACAGATGTGTTCTACATCAATGGGGCAGAAGTGGAACGCAATGTAGTTGAG GAAACTGAGGAGCCTGTAGTGGAGTGCCAGGAGTGTGAGACTGACACATCCTCCTCTAGAACTGCAGTGGGCTCATCACTGACCTCAGGGGATCTTGGTGATGTCAGCTCCTTCTCATCTAAGGCCTCAAGCCTCCACCGCACATCGAGTGGAGCAAGCAGTGGTCACTCtgccacacacagcagcagctcggggcgaggagctggagctgccaaaGGAAAAGTGTGTGGGACAGAAACTGGAGAATTTGCTTTACCTGTTGGCAGAGGCGTCTTAGGAAAATTAAG CCCTAGGAAAGGAGCAGGTCAGCCAGCATCCCCGCTCAGAGTTAACCAGGCAGGAGCACTGCcgtgtgaggaggaggaggatgctctGCCTGGCACCCGCCTGGGTGGCAGAGCACCTGGGACACCTCGTGGACGAGGAAGAAGAGGCCGCCCACCATCTCGAACAACAGGAACAAG agATGTAGCAGGACTGCCTGGTGTTGAGGATCTCTCAACTACAGCGTCACCTGAGGAGAAATCATTTACTCGCTCAGTTCGCCTGGCAGATGGAGGGGAGAAATCTGACACTTCTGGCTTCTGTGCCTTGCGTCGAAGTGACTCTCCAGAAATCCCACTGCAAGTGGTGGCTGGGTCTTTGGACTGCACAGACTCATCCTCTGGGAACAGCTTTGTGGGCCTCAGGGTTGTAGCAAAGTGGTCCTCAAATGGGTACTTCTATTCCGGGATGATCACCCAGGATGTAGGGGCAGGAAAGTACAAGCTGCTCTTTGATGATGGATATGAATGTGATGTGCTAGGAAAAGATATTTTACTCTGTGATCCCATCCCACTGGAGACTGAGGTGACTGCACTATCAGAGGATGAGTACTTTAGTGCAG GTGTGGTGAAGGGGCACCGGAAGGAGTCTGGGGAGCTTTACTACTGCATTGAAAAGGAAGGCCAGAGGAAGTGGTACAAACGAATGGCTGTTATCCTGTCTCTGGAACAAGGAAATAAGCTCCGGGAGCAGTTTGGGCTGGGTCCTTATGAACCTGTCACGCCCCTGACCAAAGCAGCTGACATCAGTCTGG ATAACCTTGTGGAGGGGAAGCGGAAGCGACGCAGTAACCTTGGTTCTCCCagcacttccagcagcagcacaactcCCACTCGTAAAGGGCAGGAGAGTCCACGTGTCCCACCAGGCACACTGTCTGGGAAAAGGAAACTCGTTGCTTCTGAAGATGAGAGATCCCCAGCTAAACGTGGCCGCAAGTCATCAACGATGAAGCCTG ggTCTGTGAGAGCTGGAGAGTTTGTAAGCACCTGTGAGGGTGTAGAAGCTGTAGATCCCCCAGTACTGGAGGACCATCATGGACCCTTGCCCCACAATAAGACCCTCTTTCTGGGCTATGCCTTTCTTCTCACTATGGCAACACCCAATGACAAGGTTCTCAATCACCAGAAGGCATCAGATGgtcctgcagggagcagtgaggaagaagaag aGTTTTTACCCATGACTCCCTATGACAAACATTTCATAGCACGGCAGCTGCGGGCAGGAGCTGGCTACATCCTGGAAGACTTCAATGAAACCCAG TGTAATGCAGCCTATCAGTGTCTTTTAATCGCGGACCAGCACTGTCGAACTCGGAAGTACTTGCTGTGCCTTGCCAGGGGGATCCCTTGTGTGTCTCACCTCTGGGTCCATGATAGCTGCCATGCTAACCAGCTTCAGAATTACAGGAATTACCTTTTGCCAGCTGGTTATAGCCTCCAGGAGCAAAAACTGCTAGAATG GAGCAgcacttccttctctttccttggaTTTAGTGACCTCCAGTGCCAAGATACATTTGGATGCCATATGCACAGTACAGTCTCCTGGGAAGTCAGAAAGATGTCAGTCTCCTCATGA